One genomic window of Cellulophaga sp. Hel_I_12 includes the following:
- a CDS encoding NlpC/P60 family protein, producing the protein MQFGLCPLSIVPVRSLPEESSELISQLLYGDHFKIIETRKFYSKIRVANDACEGWISNLQWQSISEETYRSIANETSYSISSDLVSFVSSQFNELIPVLLGSTVSHADLVQHQFEGNCLTEKIPKSKLMTMASLYLNSPFLSGGKTPFGIDSAGFTQMVYKASGHHLLRTASKQATQGEPLSFIEECEPGDLAFFDNADGTIDHVGIVMENNYVIHAHGKVKIDRIDHTGIFNTETKLYTHKLRVLKKIF; encoded by the coding sequence ATGCAATTTGGTCTTTGTCCTCTTAGTATTGTTCCGGTTAGGTCCTTACCTGAAGAATCCAGTGAATTAATTTCACAGTTGCTTTATGGAGACCATTTCAAAATCATAGAAACACGTAAATTTTATAGCAAAATAAGGGTGGCAAATGATGCCTGCGAAGGATGGATTAGTAATTTACAATGGCAATCGATTTCTGAGGAAACCTATCGTAGTATAGCGAATGAAACTAGCTATAGTATTTCATCAGATCTGGTGTCTTTTGTGAGTAGCCAGTTTAATGAATTAATACCCGTTTTGTTAGGTTCAACAGTATCTCATGCCGATCTGGTTCAACACCAATTCGAAGGTAATTGCTTAACTGAAAAAATACCAAAAAGTAAGCTTATGACTATGGCTTCTTTATATTTAAATTCCCCTTTTTTGTCAGGAGGCAAAACACCTTTTGGTATTGATAGTGCTGGCTTTACGCAAATGGTTTATAAAGCCTCTGGGCATCATCTATTAAGAACGGCGTCCAAACAAGCCACTCAGGGAGAACCGCTAAGTTTTATAGAAGAGTGCGAGCCTGGAGATTTAGCTTTTTTCGATAATGCAGATGGTACCATTGATCATGTTGGGATTGTTATGGAAAATAATTACGTGATACATGCGCACGGCAAAGTGAAAATAGACCGTATCGATCACACCGGCATCTTTAATACCGAAACAAAACTATACACCCATAAATTAAGAGTTCTTAAAAAGATATTTTAA
- a CDS encoding tetratricopeptide repeat protein: MKTKILILAAMSYTMVGFSQKSEIKAVEKALKSGNLAEAKTSLESAASLIGSADEKMKAQFYFLKGETYAILAKKGDARAFDTAITAFNEAIAIEEKSGKMSYTVEARQKLSGMTVDLVNAAVEDNNNKKFKEAAEKLYLGYTLSPQDTVYLYYAASSAVNGTEYEQALGYYNELKSLGYDGTEIKYTAVNIETGETEEMSKQQRDLMVKSKTYKDPKEEKSASKSSEIVKNIALIYTQLGQDDKALEAYKDARADDPSDVNLILNEANLYFKLGDKDKFKSLMAEATALQPDNADLFYNIGVVNMEQGNIEDARKAYYRALEINPGYVNAQLNLSTTYVNEGNGLIDSMNALGNSKADIAKYDVLKEQKDDLFRRGAQVLEDALKLNPDNQGILEQLKNIYGALGDNENFMRLKKLIGE, encoded by the coding sequence ATGAAAACTAAAATTTTAATATTGGCAGCAATGTCATACACCATGGTTGGTTTTTCACAAAAGAGTGAGATAAAAGCAGTTGAGAAAGCCTTAAAGTCAGGAAATCTTGCTGAGGCCAAAACTTCTTTGGAAAGTGCAGCTTCCTTAATTGGTAGTGCTGATGAAAAAATGAAAGCACAATTTTATTTTTTAAAGGGAGAAACCTATGCCATTTTGGCCAAAAAAGGGGATGCAAGAGCTTTTGATACGGCAATAACTGCCTTTAATGAAGCGATTGCTATTGAGGAAAAATCAGGTAAAATGAGCTATACCGTTGAAGCAAGACAAAAGCTTTCAGGGATGACAGTTGATTTGGTAAATGCTGCGGTTGAAGACAATAATAACAAAAAATTTAAGGAAGCCGCTGAAAAACTATATTTAGGTTATACTTTGAGTCCTCAGGATACTGTGTATTTGTATTACGCAGCAAGTAGTGCTGTAAATGGTACGGAATACGAGCAAGCACTGGGGTACTATAACGAACTTAAATCCTTAGGGTACGATGGTACTGAAATTAAATACACTGCTGTTAACATTGAAACTGGAGAAACAGAGGAAATGAGTAAACAACAAAGAGATTTAATGGTTAAATCTAAAACCTATAAAGATCCTAAAGAAGAGAAGTCTGCTTCAAAAAGTTCTGAAATCGTAAAGAATATCGCTTTAATTTATACGCAGTTAGGTCAAGATGATAAAGCTTTAGAGGCGTATAAAGACGCTAGAGCCGATGATCCTAGTGATGTAAATTTAATATTGAATGAAGCTAATTTATATTTTAAGTTAGGCGATAAAGACAAGTTTAAATCTTTAATGGCTGAAGCTACAGCACTACAACCTGATAATGCAGATTTATTTTATAATATAGGGGTTGTCAATATGGAACAAGGTAATATTGAAGACGCTAGAAAAGCATACTACAGAGCCCTTGAAATCAATCCTGGTTATGTAAATGCTCAATTAAACCTTTCTACAACCTATGTAAATGAAGGAAATGGATTAATTGATTCGATGAACGCTCTAGGCAATTCAAAAGCTGATATTGCTAAATACGACGTTTTAAAAGAGCAAAAAGACGATTTGTTTAGAAGAGGTGCTCAAGTTTTAGAAGATGCTTTAAAGTTAAACCCAGACAATCAGGGCATTCTTGAGCAATTAAAAAATATTTATGGTGCCTTAGGTGATAATGAAAACTTCATGAGATTAAAGAAGTTGATAGGAGAGTAA
- the gyrA gene encoding DNA gyrase subunit A, translating to MAEGEKLIPINIDDEMKSAYIDYSMSVIVSRALPDVRDGLKPVHRRVLFGMYELGVRSTSAHKKSARIVGEVLGKYHPHGDTSVYDSMVRMAQEWSLRYMLVDGQGNFGSIDGDSPAAMRYTEARMRKIADDMLADIDKDTVDHQLNFDDTLKEPKVLPTRIPNLLVNGASGIAVGMATNMPPHNLTEVVDGTIAYIENNEITIDELITHIKAPDFPTGGIIYGYDGVKEAFHTGRGRVVMRAKASFEEVQGRECIIVTEIPYQINKADMIKKTADLVNDKKIEGISTIRDESDRNGMRIVYILKRDAIPNIVLNTLYKYTSLQSSFSVNNIALVNGRPQMLNVKEMIHYFVEHRHEVVVRRTTFELKKAEDRAHILEGLIIASDNIDEVIKIIRASSNGDEARDNLMERFKLSEIQAKAIVEMRLRQLTGLEQDKLRSEYEEILKTIEDLKDILARKERRMQIIKDELQEVKEKYGDERRSEINFAGGDLSMEDMIPDEQVVITISHAGYIKRTPLSEYKTQNRGGVGQKASSTRNEDFLEHLFVGTNHQYMLFFTQKGKCFWMRVYEIPEGSKSSKGRAIQNLISIENGDSVKAFICTQDLKDEEYVNSHYVIMATKKGIVKKTLLEQYSRPRQNGINAISIREDDELLEAKLTTGTSEIFLGLKSGKAIRFEESKTRPMGRNASGVRGITLQSENDEVIGMVSVHNFEEEILVVSENGYGKRSSIDDYRVTNRGGKGVKTISITDKTGGLVAIKNVSDADDLMIINKSGIAIRMSVEDLRVMGRATQGVRLINIKGNDSIAAVAKVMKDEDAVDDTDINELDVNPENGTALDNTETETEE from the coding sequence ATGGCAGAAGGAGAAAAATTAATTCCTATCAACATCGATGATGAAATGAAATCCGCTTACATTGATTATTCAATGTCGGTCATTGTGTCACGTGCATTACCAGATGTTAGGGATGGTTTAAAACCAGTACATAGAAGAGTTTTATTTGGAATGTACGAGTTGGGCGTAAGATCAACGAGTGCTCATAAAAAGTCTGCTCGTATTGTGGGTGAAGTTTTGGGTAAGTATCACCCTCATGGGGATACTTCAGTATATGATTCTATGGTGCGTATGGCGCAGGAATGGAGTTTGCGCTACATGCTCGTTGATGGGCAGGGTAACTTTGGATCTATTGATGGTGATAGCCCTGCAGCTATGCGTTATACAGAAGCTCGTATGCGTAAAATTGCTGATGATATGTTGGCAGATATAGACAAGGACACGGTAGACCATCAGTTAAATTTTGATGATACTTTAAAGGAGCCCAAAGTATTACCTACAAGAATTCCTAACTTATTGGTGAATGGTGCTTCGGGTATTGCCGTAGGTATGGCAACGAATATGCCACCTCATAACCTGACCGAGGTTGTAGATGGTACTATCGCCTATATTGAAAATAATGAAATTACTATTGACGAACTCATCACGCATATAAAAGCACCAGACTTTCCGACTGGGGGTATTATTTACGGATATGATGGTGTGAAAGAAGCCTTTCATACAGGTCGTGGAAGAGTGGTTATGCGTGCAAAAGCTAGTTTTGAGGAGGTTCAAGGTAGAGAATGCATTATTGTTACTGAAATTCCATATCAGATCAATAAGGCTGATATGATTAAAAAAACAGCCGATCTTGTTAACGATAAAAAAATAGAAGGAATTTCCACGATCAGAGATGAATCGGATCGGAATGGTATGCGTATCGTGTATATTCTAAAGAGAGATGCTATTCCTAATATTGTATTAAATACTTTATACAAGTACACTTCCTTGCAGTCTTCTTTTAGTGTAAACAATATTGCACTTGTAAATGGTAGACCTCAAATGCTAAATGTGAAAGAAATGATTCACTATTTCGTGGAGCATAGACATGAAGTAGTGGTGCGTAGAACCACGTTTGAACTTAAAAAAGCGGAAGATAGAGCGCATATTTTAGAAGGGTTAATTATTGCCTCTGACAATATAGACGAGGTTATAAAAATAATTAGGGCTTCTTCAAACGGTGATGAAGCAAGAGACAATTTAATGGAACGCTTTAAACTGTCTGAAATTCAGGCAAAGGCAATTGTTGAAATGCGTCTCCGTCAGTTAACTGGTTTAGAACAAGACAAATTACGTTCTGAATATGAAGAAATTTTAAAGACGATAGAAGATTTAAAAGATATTCTTGCCCGTAAAGAGCGAAGAATGCAAATTATTAAAGACGAGCTACAAGAAGTAAAGGAGAAGTATGGTGATGAACGCAGGTCAGAAATTAACTTTGCTGGCGGTGATTTAAGCATGGAAGATATGATTCCTGATGAGCAAGTGGTTATTACTATTTCGCATGCAGGATATATTAAACGTACGCCTTTATCAGAATACAAAACCCAAAATAGAGGTGGTGTGGGTCAAAAGGCATCTTCTACTAGAAATGAAGACTTCTTAGAGCATTTATTTGTAGGTACCAACCACCAATATATGTTATTTTTCACACAGAAAGGAAAGTGTTTCTGGATGCGTGTTTATGAAATTCCAGAAGGTAGTAAATCATCAAAAGGTAGGGCTATTCAAAACTTGATTAGTATTGAAAATGGAGATAGCGTAAAGGCTTTTATCTGTACACAAGACCTTAAAGACGAAGAGTATGTAAACAGCCATTACGTGATTATGGCCACTAAAAAAGGTATTGTCAAGAAAACTTTATTAGAGCAATATTCAAGACCACGCCAAAATGGCATAAATGCCATAAGCATTAGAGAAGATGATGAATTATTAGAAGCTAAATTAACCACAGGTACTAGTGAAATATTCTTAGGATTAAAATCTGGTAAAGCCATCCGTTTTGAAGAAAGTAAAACGCGACCTATGGGAAGAAATGCATCTGGAGTTCGTGGCATAACGCTGCAAAGCGAGAATGATGAAGTTATCGGTATGGTTTCTGTTCATAATTTTGAAGAAGAAATTCTAGTGGTTTCTGAAAATGGGTACGGAAAAAGATCTAGCATAGATGATTATCGCGTAACTAATAGAGGTGGAAAAGGAGTAAAAACCATTTCCATTACCGATAAAACGGGAGGATTAGTGGCCATCAAAAATGTTTCGGATGCGGATGATTTAATGATTATCAATAAATCAGGAATTGCTATTCGGATGAGTGTCGAAGACTTAAGGGTGATGGGTAGAGCAACACAAGGTGTTCGTTTAATCAACATCAAAGGAAACGATTCTATCGCGGCTGTGGCTAAAGTGATGAAAGACGAAGATGCTGTAGATGATACCGATATAAATGAATTAGACGTGAATCCAGAAAATGGCACGGCTCTTGATAATACTGAAACCGAAACAGAAGAATAA
- a CDS encoding ATP-dependent Clp protease ATP-binding subunit, producing MDDNFSPRVKDVIAYSKEEALRLGHDFIGTEHLMLGLLRDGNGKAISILDALDVDLNHLRRKVEILSPANPNATPMQKDKKNLHLTRQAERALKTTFLEAKLFQSSSINTAHLLLCILRNENDPTTKLLHKLKVDYDGVKEQFKSMITSDDDYIDTPTSESFSNDADDAPEGKDASFGGTGSQKGNKKSKTPVLDNFGRDLTQMAEENKLDPVVGREKEIERVSQILSRRKKNNPLLIGEPGVGKSAIAEGLALRIINKKVSRILYGKRVVTLDLASLVAGTKYRGQFEERMKAVMNELEKNDDIILFIDEIHTIVGAGGATGSLDASNMFKPALARGEIQCIGATTLDEYRQYIEKDGALERRFQKVIVEPTTVDETIEILQNIKGKYEDHHNVTYTDESIIACVKLTNRYMTDRFLPDKAIDALDEAGSRVHIVNMDVPKQILELEKQLDEVRELKNTVVKKQRYEEAAKLRDDEKKIEKDLAIAQEKWEEDSKLHRETVTEDNVADVVSMMSGIPVNRIAQTEITKLSELPNLIKGSVIGQDEAVGKVAKAIQRNRAGLKDPNKPIGSFIFLGQTGVGKTQLAKVLAKELFDSEDALIRIDMSEYMEKFAISRLVGAPPGYVGYEEGGQLTEKVRRKPYAVVLLDEVEKAHPDVFNMMLQVLDDGFLTDSLGRKIDFRNTIIIMTSNIGARQLKDFGQGVGFGTSAMKSQTDSHQKSVIENALKKAFAPEFLNRIDDVVVFNPLEKEDINKIIDIELRKLLLRIRDIGYVLELSDKAKDYIADKGFDKQYGARPLKRAIQKYIEDALAEEIVSSKLEEGDTIFMDLDEEKQELIIKIEKAEKKSKA from the coding sequence ATGGATGATAATTTTTCACCAAGAGTAAAAGATGTAATTGCTTATAGTAAGGAAGAAGCATTAAGACTTGGTCATGATTTTATAGGTACGGAACATTTAATGCTAGGCCTTTTACGTGATGGAAACGGAAAAGCAATAAGCATTTTAGATGCCTTGGATGTAGACTTAAACCACCTTCGAAGAAAGGTTGAGATTTTGAGCCCTGCCAATCCAAATGCAACGCCTATGCAAAAAGATAAAAAAAACTTGCACCTAACAAGACAAGCAGAGCGTGCACTTAAAACAACTTTTCTAGAAGCTAAACTTTTTCAAAGCTCTTCAATTAATACGGCTCACTTATTACTGTGCATTCTTAGAAACGAAAATGATCCTACAACTAAGTTGTTACATAAACTTAAAGTAGATTACGATGGTGTAAAAGAGCAGTTCAAATCAATGATCACCAGTGATGATGATTATATTGATACGCCTACTTCAGAGTCCTTTTCAAATGATGCAGATGATGCCCCAGAAGGAAAAGATGCCTCTTTTGGTGGCACTGGGAGTCAAAAGGGAAATAAAAAATCTAAAACACCTGTATTAGATAATTTTGGTCGTGACTTAACGCAGATGGCTGAAGAAAATAAGTTAGACCCTGTAGTTGGTAGAGAAAAAGAAATTGAAAGGGTTTCTCAAATTTTAAGCAGACGAAAAAAGAACAATCCATTACTTATAGGAGAACCAGGTGTTGGTAAAAGTGCCATTGCTGAAGGTTTAGCCTTGCGCATTATCAATAAAAAAGTATCCCGTATACTTTACGGTAAAAGAGTGGTTACACTAGATTTAGCCTCTTTAGTTGCTGGAACAAAATACAGAGGTCAGTTTGAAGAGCGCATGAAAGCGGTTATGAACGAGCTTGAAAAAAATGATGATATTATTCTTTTTATAGATGAAATTCATACCATCGTTGGTGCGGGTGGAGCTACAGGAAGTTTAGATGCATCAAACATGTTTAAGCCTGCTCTAGCAAGAGGGGAAATTCAATGTATAGGCGCCACTACTTTAGACGAATACCGACAGTATATTGAAAAAGACGGAGCTTTAGAACGTCGTTTTCAAAAAGTAATTGTAGAACCTACAACCGTTGATGAAACGATCGAAATTTTACAAAATATTAAAGGTAAATATGAAGATCACCATAATGTTACGTATACGGATGAGTCGATCATTGCTTGCGTAAAATTAACCAATAGGTATATGACAGACCGTTTTCTTCCTGACAAAGCGATTGATGCTTTAGATGAAGCCGGTTCTAGAGTACATATTGTTAATATGGATGTTCCAAAACAAATTTTAGAATTAGAAAAACAATTAGATGAAGTTCGTGAGCTTAAAAATACCGTTGTTAAAAAACAACGGTATGAGGAAGCTGCAAAACTTCGTGATGATGAGAAGAAAATAGAAAAAGATCTTGCTATCGCTCAAGAAAAATGGGAAGAAGATAGTAAACTACATAGGGAAACAGTAACTGAAGATAATGTAGCTGATGTAGTTTCCATGATGAGTGGTATTCCTGTCAACAGAATAGCACAGACTGAAATTACCAAACTATCTGAATTGCCCAACCTCATTAAAGGTAGTGTAATTGGTCAAGATGAAGCTGTTGGTAAGGTGGCGAAAGCTATTCAACGTAATAGAGCTGGACTAAAAGATCCCAATAAACCCATTGGTTCTTTTATATTTTTAGGACAAACTGGGGTTGGTAAAACGCAATTAGCAAAAGTATTAGCGAAAGAATTATTCGACTCTGAAGATGCGCTTATTCGTATTGATATGAGTGAGTATATGGAGAAATTTGCGATCTCGCGTTTAGTAGGAGCACCTCCGGGATACGTAGGTTATGAAGAAGGTGGCCAATTAACAGAAAAAGTGCGTCGTAAACCGTATGCTGTTGTTCTGTTGGACGAAGTAGAAAAAGCACACCCTGATGTGTTTAACATGATGCTTCAAGTGCTAGATGACGGGTTTTTAACCGATAGTTTAGGTCGTAAAATCGATTTCAGAAACACCATTATCATTATGACCTCTAATATTGGCGCACGCCAGTTAAAAGACTTTGGTCAAGGTGTAGGTTTTGGCACCTCTGCTATGAAATCTCAGACAGATTCGCACCAAAAAAGTGTTATTGAGAATGCCTTAAAAAAGGCTTTTGCACCAGAGTTTTTAAATAGAATTGATGATGTCGTAGTGTTTAATCCTTTAGAAAAAGAAGATATTAATAAAATTATTGATATCGAGTTACGTAAATTATTACTTCGCATTAGAGATATTGGCTATGTTTTAGAACTATCTGATAAAGCGAAAGATTACATTGCAGATAAAGGATTCGATAAGCAATATGGCGCTAGACCTTTAAAAAGGGCAATTCAAAAGTATATTGAAGATGCACTGGCTGAAGAAATTGTCAGCTCTAAATTAGAAGAGGGAGATACCATTTTTATGGACTTAGACGAAGAAAAACAAGAGTTAATTATAAAAATTGAAAAGGCTGAAAAGAAATCTAAAGCTTAG
- a CDS encoding bifunctional ADP-dependent NAD(P)H-hydrate dehydratase/NAD(P)H-hydrate epimerase: MKIFSAQQIYDADTHTIKKQHISSDELMERAAVQIFNWLHVRLQGAPVKIHICCGIGNNGGDGIAVARHLKDHGYAIEVHVVNYSNKRSDDFLKNLARLKERKIWPNYINDSKDFPVISDQDIVIDAIFGIGLNRDPDPWVVSLIKHLNTSKAFILSVDLPSGLFTDQGINNKEAVVNASYVLSFQTPKLVFFLPETGIFVHQWEVLDIGIDTEYLKETDTDFELIGVHEILPLYIPRAKFSHKGTYGHSLLIGGSYGKIGAVQLSAKACLTAGSGLVTALIPKCGYIPMQTALPEIMVLTTENDRFLSEIEFDFTPTVIGIGIGLGTSKEVQAAFSSFLNTNKIPLVIDADGLNILSLDKNLLHKMPAKTVLTPHPKELERLIGSWKDDFDKLIKAKKFSKKYDCILVLKGANTITIYQNKGFVNTTGNPGMATAGSGDVLTGIITGLIAQGYDPLNAAVFGVYLHGSAGDLAVENHGYQALTASVLIDTLGSAFLELFKRPETQQEESKES; the protein is encoded by the coding sequence ATGAAGATTTTTAGCGCCCAACAAATTTATGATGCTGATACCCATACGATTAAAAAACAGCACATCTCCAGTGATGAACTTATGGAACGAGCTGCAGTCCAAATTTTTAATTGGTTGCATGTACGCTTACAAGGTGCGCCTGTTAAAATTCATATATGCTGTGGTATTGGGAACAATGGGGGGGATGGTATAGCTGTTGCACGCCATTTAAAAGATCACGGATACGCTATTGAAGTTCATGTAGTGAATTACAGCAATAAAAGATCTGATGACTTTCTAAAAAACTTAGCTCGCTTAAAAGAGCGGAAAATTTGGCCTAATTATATCAATGACAGCAAAGATTTTCCTGTAATAAGCGATCAAGATATAGTTATTGACGCAATTTTTGGCATTGGATTAAATAGAGATCCTGACCCTTGGGTGGTATCATTAATAAAGCATTTAAATACTTCAAAAGCCTTTATTTTATCGGTTGACCTACCTTCAGGGCTTTTTACGGATCAAGGAATTAATAACAAAGAGGCCGTTGTGAATGCTAGTTATGTCTTAAGCTTTCAAACGCCTAAATTAGTGTTTTTCCTGCCTGAAACAGGAATATTTGTTCATCAATGGGAGGTGTTAGACATAGGGATTGATACTGAATATTTAAAGGAAACGGATACAGACTTTGAATTAATTGGTGTGCATGAAATTTTACCCCTGTATATTCCTAGAGCAAAGTTTTCCCATAAAGGTACTTACGGACATTCCCTACTTATAGGAGGGAGTTACGGAAAAATAGGAGCAGTGCAATTAAGTGCTAAGGCCTGCTTAACCGCAGGTAGTGGTTTAGTTACAGCTTTAATACCAAAGTGTGGTTACATCCCCATGCAAACAGCTTTGCCCGAAATAATGGTGTTGACGACGGAAAATGATAGATTCCTTTCTGAAATTGAATTTGATTTTACACCAACGGTTATCGGAATCGGAATAGGCTTAGGTACTTCAAAAGAAGTGCAGGCTGCGTTTTCAAGCTTTTTAAATACGAATAAAATTCCTTTAGTCATCGACGCAGATGGGCTGAATATACTTTCTTTAGATAAAAATCTGCTCCATAAAATGCCTGCTAAAACGGTATTAACGCCACATCCAAAAGAATTAGAGCGTTTGATAGGGAGTTGGAAAGATGATTTTGATAAACTTATAAAAGCTAAAAAATTCTCCAAAAAATATGATTGTATTTTAGTGCTTAAAGGCGCAAATACAATTACTATTTATCAAAACAAGGGCTTTGTCAATACCACGGGAAATCCAGGGATGGCCACGGCTGGCAGTGGGGATGTTTTAACAGGTATAATCACAGGACTTATAGCTCAAGGCTATGACCCGTTAAATGCGGCTGTTTTTGGTGTTTATTTACACGGTAGTGCAGGAGATTTAGCGGTTGAAAACCATGGATATCAAGCATTGACCGCTTCTGTGTTAATTGATACCCTAGGAAGTGCTTTTCTGGAATTGTTCAAAAGACCAGAAACACAACAAGAGGAAAGTAAAGAAAGTTAA